The following coding sequences lie in one Montipora foliosa isolate CH-2021 chromosome 11, ASM3666993v2, whole genome shotgun sequence genomic window:
- the LOC137977505 gene encoding uncharacterized protein, with amino-acid sequence MLLTGGVFRLLKQSITQTELQEASTYLKLFCAQAPVFYGKQFQTFNVHQLLHLAEVVRDLGPLWSNSCFPFEDYNGDLRDLFHGTKNVDGQIVTAVSVIQKLPEIARSTKTSTEVMAFYEHLTSKRCNVQ; translated from the exons ATGCTGCTAACTGGTGGGGTTTTCAGGCTGCTAAAGCAGTCAATTACACAAACAGAATTGCAAGAAGCTTCCACATATTTGAAGCTTTTCTGTGCACAAGCTCCTGTCTTTTATG GCAAACAGTTCCAGACATTCAATGTACACCAGTTGCTGCACCTTGCAGAGGTTGTTAGGGACCTTGGTCCTTTATGGTCTAATTCATGCTTTCCCTTTGAGGATTATAATGGTGACTTACGAGATTTATTCCATGGCACCAAGAATGTTGATGGCCAG ATTGTCACAGCAGTGTCTGTCATACAGAAATTACCTGAAATTGCAAGATCAACAAAGACATCCACCGAAGTTATGGCTTTTTATGAACATCTTACCAGCAAACGTTGCAATGTTCAGTGA
- the LOC137977563 gene encoding uncharacterized protein: MPGDAAYLWDALQSSMLVDKELGSAVGDDHKYLEALAEKYKNASSWDTRRQVLSIMPDLVPFKRLQRYLPGITEYRVKIARQHKNVFGRGVPLPLKYSPRMQVDPSQPDHILTFITSPHNIQELPFGQKYMKLSTGEVVETPNVIRNMIPERIVIQYTQYCEEAGFQPFGRTTMLTILSSCSASVRKSLQSIDYIAAQGSKAFDDLCHVVRRLEECRILKRDVAGQWKSCLKNGKHYLKSDYKVFKN, encoded by the coding sequence ATGCCAGGGGATGCAGCATATTTATGGGATGCACTGCAGTCGTCAATGCTTGTGGACAAAGAGCTTGGATCTGCAGTTGGTGACGACCACAAATACCTTGAAGCCCTGgcagaaaaatacaaaaatgcATCCTCGTGGGATACAAGAAGGCAAGTTTTGTCGATAATGCCTGATCTAGTCCCTTTCAAACGCCTTCAGAGGTACTTGCCTGGTATCACTGAGTACCGAGTGAAAATTGCGCGCCAGCACAAAAATGTGTTTGGTCGGGGCGTTCCCCTTCCATTGAAGTATAGTCCCCGAATGCAAGTAGATCCTAGCCAACCTGACCATATTTTGACATTTATAACGAGTCCGCACAACATACAAGAACTCCCATTTGGACAGAAATACATGAAGTTATCAACTGGTGAGGTTGTGGAGACACCTAATGTAATTCGTAATATGATTCCGGAACGAATTGTAATCCAGTATACCCAATACTGCGAAGAAGCCGGATTCCAGCCTTTTGGACGCACAACGATGTTAACCATCCTCTCAAGCTGTAGTGCCAGTGTGAGAAAGTCGTTGCAGAGTATCGACTACATTGCCGCACAAGGAAGTAAGGCCTTTGACGATCTTTGCCATGTGGTGAGGAGACTAGAAGAATGCAGGATATTGAAGAGAGATGTCGCTGGACAATGGAAAAGTTGTCTGAAGAACGGGAAGCACTATCTAAAGTCGGATTATAAGGTATTCAAGAATTAG